From Alloacidobacterium dinghuense:
TGCCCCTTGGCCAGATGATGAGCGATTTGACCTCGCTGATGTAATGCGGGATCTAGCCACGAATCGAAGGCTGGCTGCACATGAGGTACATACTCGGTTCTACGAAATCGGATCTCCTGAAGGCTTTCGTGCGACGGAGCAGATGTTGGAAGCTCTTCGGAAATCGAGAGAGAGCGAGCTGCTATCTCTGGCCGGGTGCGAACGGTGATTATAACGCGTACGCCCCTGCGCATTTCTTTTGGCGGTGGTGGCACGGATTTGCCGTCATACTATCGAGAATTCGGGGGCTTTGTACTATCAGCCGCCATTAATAAGTACGTCTATATCACCATCAATAAAAGTTTCTTGCCAGGATACTTCCTGAAGTATTCAGAGATGGAACATACACAGACATGTGAAGAGGTGAGGCATCCGCTTTTTCGGGAGGCATTGATGTTGCACCAGGCACCTCGTCCGCTGGAGATCGTAAGTATTGCCGATGTTCCGGCTGGAACAGGTCTGGGCTCATCGGGAGCATTCTTAGTGGGCCTGATCCACGCTCTTTATGCATACGAGCGAAAGAGGACAACTGCCGAGACACTGGCGCGCGAGGCAGTCGATATCGAAATGAACCGTTTGAAGGAGCCCGTCGGCAAGCAAGATCAGTACGTTGCTGCATATGGCGGTCTTCTTTGTCAGGAATATAAATCCGACGATTCAGTAAGTATGACTGTTTTGAGGGTCAGCGAGACGGCGCTTAAGGAACTTCGCGACTCACTCATGCTCTTCTTTGTCGGACAGACGCGTAGCGCTTCGGCGCTGCTTGACGATCAAAGAAAGCGTTCGGAGCAGCGTGAAAAGGACATGTTGGATGGGCTGCATTTCGTGAAGCAGCTTGGGCAGGAGATACGCCGTGTGCTTGAAGCGGGCGCAGTACATGAACTTGGCCTACTTATGCATCAACACTGGTTACGGAAGCGAGGCCGATCGAAAGGTATGACGAATGATCGAGTGGATGAATTGTACGAGCTAGCCCGAAGCCGCGGTGGCGCGACCGGCGGTAAGCTCGTAGGCGCCGGTGGCAACGGCTTTCTACTGTTACACACCCAGGACAGAAAGCGTCTCCGCGCAGCCATGGCGGACGCGGGAGCCAGCGAGATGGAGTTCAATTTCGATTTTGACGGCTCAGTCGTCATGATGCGCAACGCTTAGACCTGAGGATGATATGGCCGTTGCCCCTGTGAGGATTGCGCAAGTTCCTGATCTTCGTGCCATCCGCGAAGACGAGATGACATTGGGAGGAGCGACGGCAGTACTCAAAAAGCGCTGGGCGATTTTTTTATGCATCTTTGCTGTGTTCTTGGCGGCGACCACGTTGTATTGCCTGTTTGCAACACGCCGCTACGAGGCAACCGGTCAGATTCAGATACAAAAGGATAGTTCGGGGGCCTTCGGGCTTGAGGGCAGCGTGATGGGTGATGCTGCTGACTCCGCTTCTGATGCACTGGACTACAACATAACGTTGCAGACAGAAGCGAACATCCTAAACTCCGAGTCGCTGGCACTCCGCGTAATTCAGGATCTTCATCTCGAAACGACCGAAGACTTCTATCCGCCCTCGAAAACACGGCATGAGCGGCTACTTCCACCGTGGCTCTTCTTCTGGAAGAGGCCGGTCGAACCGTTGGCCGTACCTCTCGATCATGCGCCGAACCGGCGCTATGTGGTTCTCAAAATATTTGCGAGTCATCTGAAGGTGGAGACGGTGACGGGCACACGGCTAATCAATGTCAGCTATTCGAGTCCTGATCCACGCCTCGCCGCCGAGGTGGTGAATCATCTGACCAGCGCCCTTATGGATTACTCGTTTCAAGCGCGCTTCACAGCCACAGCGCAGGCGTCGAATTGGCTCACGACACAGTTGGACGATTTACGGAAACAGACAGAGGATTTGCAGGCTAAGGCGATCACTCTTCAGCGTGACACGGGTATGTTTGGGGACGACGAGTCACACAATGTAGTCTTGGCGCGGCTCGAAAGCCTAAACGAAGCCTTGGCCGCAGCGGAGTCGAATCGTATCTTGAAGGAGGCGGTCTATCGCGCTGCCCGTAGCGGCGACCCCGAGTTGATCTCAGGACTTAGCGGGAACGCCAGCGTTGGTGCTGTTGCGTCGATGGCGAATTCATTGAGCCTGATCCAGAACTTGCGAACTCAGGAGGCGACGGCAAAAGCAGAACTGGACGAGGACAAGATCAGATATGGCAGTGCTTATCCGCGTATCGCAGAAGTACAGGCAGAGCTGAATGGAATCGAGAAGGAAATACAGGATGAGGTGCACCGCATCGGCGAGCGGGCTCGAACGGACTATGAGATTGCTTCACGAGCTGAAACTTCGGCGCGCGACGCATTTGAGGGACAGAAGAAGGTCGTCAATGCCTTGAATGACAAGGCGATTGCCTATGGTCTCGCAAAGCAGGAGGCTGATGAAAGTCGTGACGTTTATGAAGGGCTGCTGGCAAAGCTGAAACAGGCGGGAGTACTTGAGGGATTGCGATCCACCAACATTACAGTAGTAAATCCCGCGCGTGTGCCCCCTCCGAATCGGCCGAAAAGCCCGAATGTTTTGCTCTATTACGCAGCCGCCATCGTCGGTGGTTTTATCTTCGGTGCCGGAGCGGCATTTCTTCGAGATCTTAGCGACACCAAGGTTAGATCACTTGAAGAACTGGAGCGATTAACTGGAAACCCGCTGTTAGGACTGATTCCGGAGATACGAAAGGGTCGAACATTATCCCGCAATCCTTGTCAAACAAGCGCGCTCTTATACTCAAAGCCGTCCAGCGATCCGCAGACATTCCAAATTGTGTCATCGACTTACATTAGCAGTCCCTTTGTCGAAGCATTGCGCTCCCTACGAACGTCACTTATGTTGTCGCGCAGCAGTAAGGCTCCACAAGTAGT
This genomic window contains:
- a CDS encoding galactokinase, which encodes MLHQAPRPLEIVSIADVPAGTGLGSSGAFLVGLIHALYAYERKRTTAETLAREAVDIEMNRLKEPVGKQDQYVAAYGGLLCQEYKSDDSVSMTVLRVSETALKELRDSLMLFFVGQTRSASALLDDQRKRSEQREKDMLDGLHFVKQLGQEIRRVLEAGAVHELGLLMHQHWLRKRGRSKGMTNDRVDELYELARSRGGATGGKLVGAGGNGFLLLHTQDRKRLRAAMADAGASEMEFNFDFDGSVVMMRNA
- a CDS encoding GumC family protein, with protein sequence MAVAPVRIAQVPDLRAIREDEMTLGGATAVLKKRWAIFLCIFAVFLAATTLYCLFATRRYEATGQIQIQKDSSGAFGLEGSVMGDAADSASDALDYNITLQTEANILNSESLALRVIQDLHLETTEDFYPPSKTRHERLLPPWLFFWKRPVEPLAVPLDHAPNRRYVVLKIFASHLKVETVTGTRLINVSYSSPDPRLAAEVVNHLTSALMDYSFQARFTATAQASNWLTTQLDDLRKQTEDLQAKAITLQRDTGMFGDDESHNVVLARLESLNEALAAAESNRILKEAVYRAARSGDPELISGLSGNASVGAVASMANSLSLIQNLRTQEATAKAELDEDKIRYGSAYPRIAEVQAELNGIEKEIQDEVHRIGERARTDYEIASRAETSARDAFEGQKKVVNALNDKAIAYGLAKQEADESRDVYEGLLAKLKQAGVLEGLRSTNITVVNPARVPPPNRPKSPNVLLYYAAAIVGGFIFGAGAAFLRDLSDTKVRSLEELERLTGNPLLGLIPEIRKGRTLSRNPCQTSALLYSKPSSDPQTFQIVSSTYISSPFVEALRSLRTSLMLSRSSKAPQVVLVTSSNAGEGKSTVSLNLATVLAQQGVRVLLVDADLRRPVLHARMGLQVQNGLSEALSSDHIHPQSLPSDKVPNLYVLCGGTVPPFPAELLASRRMRTLVARWRTEYDFVVMDGPPALPVTDAIVLEQLCDAVLLVARYGATEKKAIHRSHQILSRQLPEHVMLGTVLNAVPGRSSDFYEYYGYRSRTYNAEGVTNAAPE